Proteins encoded in a region of the Candidatus Zixiibacteriota bacterium genome:
- a CDS encoding DNA replication/repair protein RecF: MQIKSLSVVGFRNFSSVKVEFSDGVNILSGDNGSGKTNLLEAIHTLCLGRSQRGAGDQVLLGSQSDVYRLEGELQNENEICDVTAAYQRGGRKKLTIDGLSARLSELYEHFSVVSAGPEDNGVVADSPSVRRAFLDIHLSQLSFSYLTDLSDYQRALAQKNAALKSEGDSSPFDTIMVAVGSRIMHARARFIADVNQLASAFYRRLSSGEELAIEYRPSVSFDQIQSDSEAIAASMKARLEQMHNREAILQTALVGPHRDDMYFGLADLPARSHGSQGQWRSIAIVLKLAVFDLLKKRRGQTPILLLDEVFAELDAKRCDALIGAFGDMGQLFLTTAVTAPDSLRQNSRNFEIVDGKVEMVG, from the coding sequence ATGCAGATCAAGTCTCTTTCCGTCGTTGGCTTTCGCAATTTCTCCTCTGTTAAGGTAGAGTTCTCAGATGGGGTAAATATCCTCTCGGGTGATAATGGGTCCGGGAAGACCAACCTTTTGGAAGCAATCCACACCCTCTGTCTTGGTCGCTCCCAGCGAGGCGCCGGTGACCAGGTGCTGTTAGGTTCGCAGTCGGATGTGTATAGGTTGGAGGGCGAGTTGCAAAACGAAAACGAGATATGTGATGTGACCGCCGCTTACCAACGAGGAGGACGCAAGAAACTGACAATTGACGGCCTGTCGGCCCGTCTATCTGAATTGTACGAACATTTCAGTGTTGTCTCGGCCGGGCCGGAGGACAATGGTGTGGTGGCCGACTCACCGTCGGTGAGACGTGCCTTTTTGGATATCCACCTAAGTCAACTCAGTTTTAGTTATCTTACCGACCTCAGTGACTATCAGCGAGCCTTAGCGCAGAAAAACGCCGCCTTAAAATCCGAAGGTGACAGTTCACCTTTTGATACTATCATGGTGGCTGTCGGCAGTCGTATCATGCATGCCCGAGCGAGGTTTATCGCCGACGTAAATCAACTGGCCTCTGCTTTTTATCGTCGGCTTTCCTCCGGCGAGGAGTTGGCAATTGAGTATCGGCCCTCGGTGTCGTTCGATCAAATACAATCAGATTCCGAGGCTATTGCGGCGAGCATGAAAGCTCGGTTAGAACAGATGCATAATCGCGAGGCGATCTTACAGACGGCTCTGGTGGGTCCGCACCGGGATGACATGTACTTTGGCCTGGCTGATCTTCCGGCCCGCAGTCATGGTTCCCAGGGGCAGTGGCGCTCGATTGCAATCGTGCTCAAACTGGCCGTATTTGATTTATTGAAGAAGCGACGTGGTCAGACACCTATTCTGCTTTTGGATGAAGTCTTCGCGGAGCTTGATGCCAAACGTTGCGACGCTCTAATCGGTGCATTTGGCGATATGGGGCAGCTTTTTCTAACCACGGCGGTGACGGCGCCGGATTCACTCAGGCAAAACAGTCGCAACTTTGAAATTGTGGACGGTAAAGTGGAAATGGTCGGTTAG
- the dnaA gene encoding chromosomal replication initiator protein DnaA — MQTEIANSKQWRDCLSYMSRRMKEQSFNTWLKQTTGAPLENGEFVLSVPNQFVADWISGHFSELITEAFYEVLGQPYAVRYAINENGGSEHQVAIEFEKAKATAETTRPVKSGDTPHLSQRYRFNSFVVGDFNQMAHAASMAVADAPGITRYNPLFIYGGTGLGKTHLLQSIGHRIVELFPNKRVVYATSEKFTSDFITSISEGAVSQFTRMYREVDALLIDDIQFLTGKESTQEQFFHTFNSLYHYGKQIVLTSDRPPREIKDLEERLLSRFSWGLVTDLQAPDLENRMAILYKKLTSEGISLPDDVIRLVADTVTTNIRELEGTLIRLVAYASLKKTSVDLSMARKLLSDTFTRQKKQLTIGAIQKTTADHFDIDPTMMKAKKKTSHIALARQVAMYLARSLTDSSLKVIGGEFGGRDHSTVIHACDLISKKMAVEPTFRERIDQISASLLY; from the coding sequence ATGCAAACGGAAATAGCCAATTCAAAGCAGTGGCGAGACTGCCTCAGTTACATGTCACGACGCATGAAAGAGCAGTCTTTCAACACCTGGCTCAAGCAGACGACCGGAGCACCGCTTGAGAATGGTGAATTCGTGCTAAGCGTACCCAATCAGTTTGTAGCTGACTGGATCAGCGGTCACTTTAGCGAGTTGATCACGGAAGCTTTCTATGAGGTCCTGGGGCAACCTTATGCCGTGCGATATGCCATAAATGAAAACGGTGGCTCGGAGCATCAGGTGGCTATTGAATTTGAAAAAGCAAAAGCCACCGCAGAAACGACCCGCCCGGTCAAGAGTGGTGATACTCCGCACCTGTCACAAAGATATCGCTTCAATTCTTTCGTGGTGGGTGATTTTAACCAGATGGCTCACGCGGCATCGATGGCTGTTGCCGATGCTCCCGGGATTACTCGCTACAATCCGCTATTCATTTATGGCGGTACCGGGTTGGGAAAGACGCATCTGCTTCAGTCTATAGGTCATCGTATTGTGGAGTTGTTTCCCAACAAGAGAGTGGTGTACGCCACCTCGGAGAAATTCACATCCGATTTTATCACGTCTATCTCCGAGGGAGCTGTCTCTCAGTTTACTCGGATGTATCGCGAGGTGGACGCCCTACTGATTGACGATATTCAGTTCCTAACCGGTAAGGAATCGACCCAGGAGCAGTTCTTTCACACTTTCAATTCTCTTTACCATTACGGCAAGCAGATAGTCCTTACCTCCGATCGTCCCCCGCGCGAAATCAAGGACCTTGAAGAACGGCTACTCTCCCGCTTTTCGTGGGGTTTGGTGACCGATCTTCAGGCGCCCGATCTTGAAAACCGTATGGCTATTTTGTACAAGAAGCTGACTTCCGAGGGGATATCTCTACCCGATGATGTTATTCGACTGGTCGCCGATACCGTCACCACCAACATTCGAGAACTTGAAGGCACTTTGATCCGGCTGGTAGCTTATGCATCACTCAAAAAAACCTCTGTCGATTTGTCGATGGCTCGCAAGCTTCTTTCTGACACATTCACCAGGCAGAAGAAACAGCTTACTATAGGCGCCATCCAGAAGACGACGGCCGATCATTTTGATATCGACCCCACCATGATGAAGGCCAAGAAAAAGACATCACACATCGCCCTGGCCCGACAAGTAGCCATGTATCTGGCCAGGTCGCTGACTGACAGTTCGCTTAAGGTGATTGGTGGTGAATTCGGCGGGCGGGACCACTCAACGGTTATTCACGCTTGCGATTTAATCTCGAAAAAAATGGCTGTGGAGCCTACATTTCGTGAGCGTATCGACCAAATTTCAGCATCATTGCTCTATTGA
- the dnaN gene encoding DNA polymerase III subunit beta, with protein sequence MKFSLPKSKLTNYLQHILQVVPSKSTLPILTNVLIEALENKLKISATDLDVSITASLECKVSRKGSASIPAKILFDIVKEVPESEIVFETTGSRMEIKIPNGSYKIATVAAEDFPKLPAVNTKKEIKIEGAGLVKMIRKVSFACSDDETRPALNGVLWQTQSERMQMVATDGHRLARMSIENTKLRGINEDVIIPPKVLNLIPKFLENETREIGIIFGENNIIFNLGDIILTSRLIEGPYPNFEQVIPTVNDKKLVVSKDELAGAVRRVSILSNVLTHQVRFSVKSGRLTLSTTNADVGGEGIEELDCEYNGENIEMGYNATYVTEILGKMEGEEVIFELSTPVAAGVIYAPSIPRNDYLCLVMPLRLAE encoded by the coding sequence ATGAAGTTCTCGTTGCCCAAGTCTAAACTTACGAATTATCTGCAGCATATACTTCAGGTAGTACCAAGTAAATCTACTTTGCCGATTCTCACCAATGTGCTGATTGAGGCTTTGGAGAATAAACTGAAAATATCGGCGACCGATCTGGATGTTTCAATTACCGCCTCACTGGAGTGTAAGGTGAGCCGAAAGGGGTCAGCCTCTATTCCAGCCAAGATACTTTTCGATATCGTTAAGGAAGTTCCTGAATCGGAGATAGTGTTTGAGACTACCGGGTCACGCATGGAAATCAAAATACCGAACGGGTCCTATAAGATAGCTACCGTGGCGGCTGAAGATTTTCCAAAATTACCTGCGGTCAATACCAAAAAAGAGATCAAAATCGAGGGGGCCGGCCTGGTGAAGATGATTCGTAAGGTATCATTTGCCTGTTCCGATGATGAGACCCGCCCGGCCCTGAACGGTGTACTCTGGCAGACCCAAAGCGAACGGATGCAGATGGTGGCTACCGACGGGCATCGCCTGGCACGTATGTCTATCGAAAATACAAAACTGCGCGGAATAAACGAAGATGTGATCATTCCGCCAAAAGTACTCAACCTAATTCCGAAGTTTCTTGAAAATGAAACGCGGGAGATCGGGATTATTTTTGGTGAGAACAATATCATTTTCAACCTTGGTGATATCATCTTAACATCGCGGCTTATCGAGGGCCCCTACCCGAACTTCGAACAGGTTATTCCAACTGTTAACGATAAGAAACTGGTAGTATCCAAAGATGAACTGGCCGGCGCCGTGCGTCGGGTATCGATTCTATCAAACGTTCTGACGCACCAGGTTAGGTTTTCCGTCAAGTCCGGACGGCTGACTTTATCTACGACCAACGCTGATGTGGGTGGCGAGGGTATTGAAGAGTTGGATTGCGAGTACAACGGCGAGAACATTGAAATGGGATATAACGCTACATACGTGACCGAAATACTCGGAAAAATGGAAGGTGAAGAGGTGATTTTCGAATTATCGACGCCGGTGGCGGCTGGGGTAATATATGCTCCATCAATACCACGCAACGATTATCTCTGTCTCGTAATGCCGTTACGTCTGGCCGAGTAA
- a CDS encoding choice-of-anchor J domain-containing protein — protein MLKLSTVFKALAACALLMGFGLVVIGSDSPVPIQPLPQGDGADFELKEQLAPVHEDPEEDVTPDQSVIDQKELELLEMATQHRFELDLRSTPIQVEAKQYMHPSAELFFEGFNDGIPPTGWTTIVNNVQTWAQGDYAPYEGLYYATCEYDATYSGNQDEWLISPSLNLSGGTAWVLDFWWNGSYYWSVDPNDNCDLTVKISTDGGSNWDDLWTEPTDVWTNWEWYNAQISLAGYLVDGVQIAFVYTGYDGAQFSVDAMSINDAAPPVGRCCYGVDMLECLDNTEGECAALSGNWTLGLDCTTPCPSVPPNDNPENAIVIVDGETVTGSTQSATIDCPGVLDWEAVWYVFEAPYTENDVYINYCGTPLDIYTVGIVVYPEVLPLDCNSYIIANGYAFNDCGDGTTNPDMNWDRLPGPATYLFPVYTDDGLKGGMDFSFDFSLSESAPLPPGGSCGDPYPLSLGSGDLPHTESGLLTCGMGDVYNATCLGYYDGGEDFIMELTLTEAMDLKITLDPMGLTYSGVSISDACGTFDPCIDYSTSSSSAPHSIDGLSLAAGTYYIMVDTWPSPACLPAFSLTFEAPPPPQAGDDCGDPFVVKLPDDMVDDEFAHTSYTCGRTDNYDATCLGSYDGGEDMIYMLDVGAEVTIDLTLSSGSTWKGFSVDDECPDSDNSCIAKATASSGDVTILNLTLAAGYYYIQVDTWPSPDCMPDFNLLIALAGEPEPGDAWQDCEALGGEVVDLAFTTVGFTPDGPQGCLYSPNRWYCYTPDSDGLGYVKLCGSSYDTKLAVYDGLDPYTAVMLGCNDDADCYKDRSLQSEILDIPFVKDVPILIEVGGYSSATGAGLLNIGVDTCTPPDNDNCEGVTPVTLLHGATETFTGDNSCATNQCASFPGPHTWLAFTLPTQMDVTLDYCTNSPAWGNAWLNLAYGCPCDSFTAAGAYEFTSCGDGNVTIVYDDLAAGTYYYPVMKDPGYGSVGPYTIHVVGLAPSELTASPASIDFGTQPAGSQGSQTLTLGANGPGDINFSIGYDYSKGAIQSNAVPYSDLSPVAPGPKPPYDGPQNVPSGQKQGGDDIGSATVIAGLPHSSTGTTVGYTDDYDEACPYTGSTSPDVVYSFAPGSNMMIDIDLCNSGYDTKVFVYENTVGNLVDCNDDACPGYRSELLMVPLTAGNTYYICIDGYGGDAGDYELNVTQYEEPDPFECPPGASTEAEACGGDSNGGCNMASPAFEPINCGQTICGTIWADGGTRDTDWYTVDFFVETEVTFSGSANFAFVIGFVDTSDCAIAGALDPYGTGNPDDVVSVTRTCGPGTYWVFVSHQDYYDHPCGTNNDYWINLDCPDGPVLWLSADPTSGVVPAGGTLPISVNYDATDLTDGVYDAALKITHDGRGEKIVPCTITIGDAVQPDTLVIDPAVINAMMINEYEDMDGHIYMGDDLGVLNMDMGSMTIGNGRATIPCAGEYIAYYPGLTDPVMMLTFDLADFTMMYNEGLMWDCDSRSYTVYGTDDNGAFAASDDFTYCGHISGDLNLDHIVDISDLVFMVDYMFGGGDAPVLLETADVNADGEVDIADLVHFVDWMFQGGAAPQHP, from the coding sequence ATGCTTAAACTCTCAACTGTTTTCAAAGCCTTGGCAGCCTGCGCTCTGTTGATGGGTTTTGGACTGGTGGTTATCGGCTCAGATAGCCCGGTGCCAATCCAACCCCTGCCTCAGGGTGACGGCGCCGACTTTGAACTGAAAGAACAATTGGCCCCGGTGCACGAAGATCCTGAAGAGGATGTGACGCCGGACCAGTCAGTTATCGACCAAAAAGAACTCGAGCTGCTTGAAATGGCCACTCAGCACAGGTTCGAACTGGACCTGCGCTCGACGCCGATTCAGGTCGAGGCCAAGCAGTACATGCACCCGAGTGCGGAGCTGTTCTTTGAAGGCTTTAACGACGGCATTCCGCCAACTGGCTGGACCACGATTGTTAACAACGTCCAGACCTGGGCACAGGGCGACTATGCTCCCTATGAGGGACTGTATTACGCCACGTGTGAATATGATGCTACCTACTCAGGCAACCAGGACGAGTGGCTGATCAGCCCGTCGCTCAATCTGTCGGGCGGTACCGCCTGGGTGCTTGATTTCTGGTGGAATGGTAGTTACTACTGGTCGGTCGATCCTAACGACAACTGCGACCTGACGGTGAAAATCAGCACCGACGGCGGCTCCAACTGGGACGATCTCTGGACCGAGCCGACCGACGTTTGGACCAACTGGGAATGGTACAATGCTCAGATTTCGCTGGCCGGTTATCTGGTAGACGGCGTTCAAATCGCCTTTGTCTACACCGGTTACGACGGCGCCCAGTTCTCGGTTGACGCAATGTCGATCAACGATGCCGCCCCGCCGGTGGGTCGTTGCTGCTACGGCGTCGACATGCTCGAATGCCTGGATAACACCGAAGGTGAATGTGCCGCTCTGAGTGGTAACTGGACCCTCGGCCTGGACTGCACCACGCCGTGTCCTTCGGTACCGCCGAACGACAATCCGGAAAACGCTATCGTAATCGTCGACGGTGAAACCGTCACCGGTTCGACTCAGTCGGCCACTATCGATTGCCCCGGCGTGCTGGATTGGGAAGCTGTCTGGTATGTGTTTGAGGCTCCATACACTGAAAACGACGTGTATATCAACTACTGCGGCACTCCGCTGGACATTTACACGGTAGGAATTGTCGTCTATCCGGAAGTTCTTCCGCTGGACTGCAACTCATATATCATTGCCAACGGCTATGCCTTTAACGACTGTGGTGACGGCACCACCAACCCGGATATGAACTGGGATCGTCTCCCCGGACCGGCTACTTATCTGTTCCCGGTCTATACCGACGATGGTCTCAAGGGTGGAATGGACTTCTCGTTCGATTTCAGTCTGTCTGAGTCCGCTCCGCTGCCTCCGGGTGGTTCCTGCGGTGATCCTTATCCGCTCTCACTCGGGTCCGGCGATCTGCCGCACACCGAGAGCGGTCTGCTCACCTGCGGCATGGGCGATGTCTACAATGCTACCTGTCTGGGTTACTATGATGGCGGTGAAGACTTCATCATGGAACTTACCCTGACCGAAGCAATGGATCTTAAGATCACGCTCGATCCGATGGGTCTTACCTACTCAGGTGTGTCGATCTCCGATGCTTGTGGCACCTTCGATCCTTGTATCGACTACTCCACCAGCAGCAGCAGTGCCCCGCACAGCATTGACGGACTGTCATTGGCTGCTGGTACCTACTACATCATGGTCGACACCTGGCCGTCACCGGCCTGTCTACCGGCCTTCTCATTGACCTTCGAAGCGCCGCCGCCGCCACAAGCTGGTGACGACTGCGGCGATCCTTTCGTGGTTAAGTTGCCGGATGATATGGTTGACGATGAGTTCGCCCACACCAGCTATACCTGTGGCCGCACCGATAACTACGATGCGACCTGTCTGGGTTCCTACGACGGTGGCGAAGACATGATTTACATGCTCGACGTCGGCGCCGAGGTTACCATTGACCTGACCCTGAGCTCCGGTTCCACCTGGAAGGGTTTCTCGGTCGATGATGAGTGCCCGGACTCTGATAACTCCTGTATCGCCAAGGCCACCGCCTCCAGCGGCGACGTCACGATTCTGAATCTGACTCTGGCCGCCGGCTACTACTACATCCAGGTTGATACCTGGCCGTCACCGGATTGTATGCCGGACTTCAACCTGTTGATCGCTTTGGCGGGAGAGCCGGAACCCGGCGATGCCTGGCAAGACTGTGAAGCATTGGGCGGCGAAGTTGTCGACCTGGCCTTCACCACGGTCGGCTTCACGCCGGACGGTCCCCAGGGTTGCTTGTACTCGCCTAACCGCTGGTACTGTTACACCCCGGATTCCGACGGTCTCGGCTATGTCAAGCTGTGTGGTTCCAGCTACGATACCAAGCTGGCTGTCTACGACGGACTCGATCCGTACACCGCCGTGATGCTGGGCTGTAACGACGATGCCGACTGTTACAAGGACCGCTCCTTGCAGTCTGAGATATTGGATATCCCGTTTGTGAAAGACGTTCCGATCCTGATCGAAGTGGGTGGATATTCCAGTGCGACCGGTGCCGGTCTTCTCAACATAGGCGTTGACACCTGCACACCTCCGGACAATGACAACTGCGAAGGCGTCACCCCGGTCACGTTGCTCCACGGCGCAACAGAGACCTTTACGGGTGACAACAGTTGTGCCACCAACCAGTGCGCTTCCTTCCCGGGTCCGCACACCTGGCTGGCATTCACTCTGCCGACGCAGATGGATGTAACTCTGGATTACTGCACCAACTCACCGGCCTGGGGTAACGCCTGGTTGAACCTGGCCTATGGTTGCCCGTGCGACAGTTTCACTGCCGCAGGCGCTTATGAGTTCACCTCATGTGGTGACGGCAACGTCACTATCGTGTATGACGATCTGGCCGCCGGTACTTATTACTATCCGGTAATGAAGGATCCCGGTTATGGTTCAGTTGGTCCCTACACCATTCATGTGGTCGGCTTGGCTCCGTCTGAGTTGACGGCATCTCCGGCGTCGATCGACTTCGGAACCCAGCCGGCTGGTTCCCAGGGCAGCCAGACGCTGACCCTCGGCGCCAACGGCCCCGGAGATATCAATTTCTCCATTGGCTATGACTACTCCAAGGGGGCTATTCAGAGCAACGCCGTTCCTTACTCTGATCTTAGCCCTGTCGCCCCGGGTCCGAAACCGCCTTACGATGGCCCGCAGAATGTTCCTTCGGGTCAGAAACAGGGTGGCGACGATATCGGTTCGGCCACAGTGATCGCCGGGCTGCCGCATAGCAGCACCGGTACCACAGTCGGCTACACCGACGACTACGATGAAGCCTGTCCGTACACCGGATCGACTTCACCGGACGTTGTCTACTCGTTTGCGCCGGGTTCCAATATGATGATCGATATCGATCTCTGTAACTCCGGCTACGACACCAAGGTGTTTGTCTACGAAAACACGGTCGGCAACCTGGTCGATTGCAACGACGATGCCTGTCCGGGCTATCGCTCCGAGCTTCTCATGGTGCCGTTGACCGCAGGCAATACCTACTATATCTGCATTGACGGTTATGGCGGCGATGCCGGTGACTACGAACTGAATGTCACCCAGTACGAAGAGCCCGATCCGTTTGAATGTCCGCCAGGCGCCAGCACCGAAGCGGAAGCTTGCGGTGGCGACTCCAACGGCGGCTGCAACATGGCCTCGCCTGCGTTTGAGCCTATCAACTGCGGCCAGACCATCTGTGGTACGATCTGGGCCGATGGCGGCACTCGTGACACCGACTGGTACACCGTTGATTTCTTCGTTGAGACCGAAGTGACCTTCTCGGGAAGCGCCAACTTCGCGTTTGTCATCGGTTTCGTCGATACCTCCGACTGCGCCATCGCGGGAGCCCTCGATCCTTACGGAACAGGTAACCCGGATGATGTCGTCAGTGTCACTCGCACTTGTGGTCCCGGTACCTACTGGGTCTTTGTGAGTCACCAGGACTACTACGACCACCCGTGCGGCACCAACAACGACTACTGGATCAACCTGGATTGTCCGGACGGTCCGGTGCTCTGGCTGAGTGCCGATCCTACTTCGGGCGTCGTTCCGGCCGGTGGTACGCTGCCGATTTCGGTTAACTACGATGCGACCGATCTCACCGACGGTGTGTACGACGCCGCGTTGAAGATCACTCACGACGGACGTGGTGAGAAGATCGTGCCGTGCACGATTACCATCGGTGATGCTGTCCAGCCGGATACTCTCGTAATCGATCCTGCGGTCATCAACGCCATGATGATCAACGAGTACGAGGACATGGACGGACACATCTACATGGGTGACGACCTCGGCGTCCTCAATATGGACATGGGTTCCATGACCATAGGAAACGGCCGAGCCACCATTCCATGTGCCGGGGAATACATCGCGTATTACCCGGGACTGACCGATCCGGTGATGATGCTGACTTTCGACCTTGCTGACTTCACAATGATGTACAACGAGGGCCTGATGTGGGATTGCGACAGCCGCAGTTACACCGTATATGGTACCGACGACAACGGCGCCTTCGCCGCCAGTGACGACTTTACCTATTGCGGTCACATTTCAGGCGACTTGAACCTTGATCACATCGTTGATATCTCCGATCTGGTCTTCATGGTCGACTACATGTTCGGTGGCGGCGACGCTCCCGTACTTCTGGAAACTGCGGATGTGAACGCAGACGGCGAGGTTGATATCGCCGATCTGGTCCACTTCGTGGATTGGATGTTCCAGGGTGGAGCCGCTCCACAGCATCCGTAA
- a CDS encoding ABC transporter ATP-binding protein — protein sequence MKVLEDISLSLKDGELLVLLGPSGCGKTTLLRMIAGLETTDQGEIYLDETRIDAMRPRDRQVAMVFQNYALYPHMTIAKNLAFPLKIAGVDKAEIADRVLRTSKMLGLSERLTDKPGMLSGGQRQRVALGRAIIRKPQLFLLDEPLSNLDADLRARMRREIVDLQKMLGVTTVYVTHDQTEALTMADRIAVLHEGSLRQVGTPEQLYRDPDCLAVAEFIGQPKLNVIPVQTPAELALFGFSNESIALMAVESGVLLGIRPESIRIVDEGSHEGTVTGCEYLGNQYVLEIDYKQFKLTAAGCKKPLSAGNHVRFDIENAQVLVFDQENGNRLRDSGG from the coding sequence GTGAAGGTACTGGAGGACATTTCGCTGTCTCTCAAGGACGGTGAACTATTGGTGTTGTTGGGTCCTTCCGGCTGCGGCAAAACGACCTTGCTTAGAATGATTGCAGGCTTGGAGACAACCGATCAAGGAGAGATCTATCTCGATGAAACACGAATAGACGCCATGCGACCTCGAGACCGACAAGTGGCTATGGTGTTTCAGAATTATGCTCTTTATCCCCACATGACCATCGCGAAGAATCTGGCCTTTCCCCTCAAGATTGCGGGTGTGGACAAGGCCGAGATTGCAGATCGGGTGCTGCGAACGTCCAAGATGCTGGGGTTGTCAGAACGACTGACCGACAAACCTGGCATGCTCTCAGGCGGCCAGCGGCAACGGGTGGCACTGGGGCGAGCTATTATTCGAAAGCCACAGTTGTTTCTGTTGGATGAACCGTTATCCAACCTCGATGCCGATCTAAGGGCACGCATGCGACGCGAGATCGTAGACCTTCAGAAAATGCTCGGTGTCACGACAGTCTATGTCACTCACGACCAAACGGAGGCGTTGACTATGGCCGACCGCATTGCCGTGCTGCATGAAGGGAGTTTGCGGCAGGTCGGCACACCTGAGCAACTGTATCGCGATCCGGACTGTCTGGCTGTGGCTGAGTTTATCGGGCAACCAAAACTGAATGTGATACCCGTTCAAACTCCGGCAGAGTTGGCTCTGTTTGGTTTTTCAAATGAATCCATCGCACTGATGGCCGTTGAGTCCGGTGTACTACTGGGAATCAGACCGGAATCAATCCGCATTGTCGATGAGGGAAGCCATGAAGGAACCGTGACTGGGTGTGAATACCTGGGCAACCAGTACGTGCTTGAAATAGACTACAAGCAATTCAAGTTGACCGCAGCCGGCTGCAAAAAGCCGCTCTCGGCAGGCAACCACGTCCGATTTGATATCGAAAACGCGCAGGTTCTTGTTTTTGATCAAGAGAACGGCAACCGTTTGAGAGACTCGGGCGGTTGA